In Methanococcoides sp. AM1, one genomic interval encodes:
- a CDS encoding DEAD/DEAH box helicase family protein, with protein sequence MVPANNKKVRLDDYLVLNNYMNKLFGMENFDEFQKILKNVEDGFDDEGRSYVFNVLYSQKSINSHLRTKLEEYDSNIKEYVDYINIKQETPIRLKYFQYLSVLFTEIYLDRYFDDPIKLMNGLTPSPEEFIHSRKKNKDFNPSFVKKDLKKLAFWMATGAGKTFLLHINYLQFMKYNQGPNKIELDNILLVTPTESLSKQHIEEMQKSSIPCELFRSQNIGPMSQYAGHNVVKVIDIHKLTDEKKGQGVTIDIESFGQKNLIFVDEGHKGSGGNKWKYFREELSKEGFAFEYSATFGQAVAAANKKDSLDLLHKYGKSIIFDYSYRYFHSDGYGKEFSILNLKDSKYSEPTKHLVMLANLLTLYEQKVVFEKYFDEIEEYNIEDPLWVFVGSKVQGKQNQSDILEVIKFFDLALNNKENWTVDNIKKILSGNSGLKDKNDRDIFLPTYPEQRLGYLRDGGYTPEVIFKDVLKRIFHSENKAPLYLFNIKNAAGEIALKCGLGEYFGVINIGDDAQFLKLAEKAGINTNKDEMGTSLFNDINKKNSNINVLIGAKKFIEGWNSWRVSNMGLLNIGKSEGTQIIQLFGRGVRLRGKNHSLKRSKAVDEYAPESLHVLEKLNIFGIEANYMDQFKEYLENEGLPSENYVDIPVPIKLNTGYLKEDLLIPYVDKKRFRKEDFFEVKADENIKQVEVDLMPKIEIIESQENRGIGAQSETKAKVIEHKYLDLLDWSRIYFSLLEFKVAKSWNNMIFSKEVLREIIERNENTYFLKCPDDDITPTKFEDVWHLEEIVVSILKKYLQSVHNRHRNVWTKSNIDAVPITESNGNFEFRNFRVTVNENDVEIIDAINSLKENLRKESFEELYAGDEVQYVPNVYFEKHLYQPLFVKDESNSPKYKIVPDSLNKGENEFLLHLKKYVQQNKSKFSEQQELFVLRNIPRKGVGFFVETLNYYPDFIVWIKKNDKQHIIFADPKGLAKMYDNGFEDEKIKLHEYIKNIESILAEKLEERGVKQKIVLDSYIISGTPFREVQTIFHTNSRNKYEENHIFFLEEGEKYVSKMLDDKL encoded by the coding sequence TTGGTTCCAGCTAATAATAAGAAAGTTCGACTCGATGATTATCTCGTGCTCAACAATTATATGAACAAATTATTTGGGATGGAGAATTTTGATGAGTTTCAAAAGATACTAAAAAATGTAGAGGATGGTTTTGATGATGAGGGTAGAAGTTACGTCTTCAATGTACTTTATTCCCAAAAGAGCATTAATTCACATTTAAGAACGAAACTCGAAGAGTATGACTCCAATATTAAAGAGTATGTGGATTACATCAATATCAAGCAAGAGACACCTATACGGTTGAAATATTTCCAATACCTTTCCGTTCTTTTCACTGAGATATATCTAGACCGCTATTTCGATGATCCCATTAAACTGATGAACGGGCTAACCCCAAGTCCAGAAGAATTTATTCATTCCAGAAAGAAAAACAAAGATTTTAATCCTAGTTTTGTCAAGAAAGATCTTAAAAAATTGGCATTCTGGATGGCAACAGGAGCAGGAAAGACTTTCTTGTTGCACATAAATTATCTTCAGTTTATGAAGTATAATCAAGGGCCAAACAAAATAGAACTTGACAACATACTATTAGTTACTCCCACCGAATCCCTTTCTAAACAGCACATCGAAGAAATGCAAAAAAGTAGCATTCCATGTGAACTCTTCCGTTCCCAGAACATTGGTCCCATGTCTCAGTACGCTGGACATAATGTGGTAAAGGTTATTGATATTCACAAGCTTACAGACGAGAAGAAAGGTCAGGGAGTAACTATAGACATTGAAAGCTTTGGGCAGAAAAACCTCATATTTGTTGATGAGGGTCACAAAGGTTCAGGTGGAAATAAATGGAAATACTTCCGAGAAGAGCTGTCAAAAGAAGGATTTGCTTTTGAATACAGTGCAACATTCGGGCAAGCTGTTGCTGCAGCAAATAAAAAAGATTCACTTGATTTGCTTCACAAATATGGGAAATCAATTATCTTTGATTATTCCTACCGCTACTTCCATAGTGATGGATATGGTAAAGAGTTCAGTATACTGAATCTTAAAGATTCAAAATATTCTGAACCGACTAAACACTTAGTAATGCTCGCTAATCTTCTCACATTATACGAACAAAAGGTTGTTTTTGAAAAATATTTTGATGAAATTGAAGAATACAATATCGAAGATCCACTATGGGTATTTGTAGGGAGTAAAGTTCAGGGAAAACAAAACCAATCAGACATACTCGAAGTTATAAAATTCTTCGATCTTGCACTCAACAATAAAGAGAATTGGACTGTAGATAATATCAAAAAGATACTCTCGGGGAATTCAGGCCTTAAAGATAAAAACGACAGAGACATATTCTTGCCAACATATCCTGAACAACGACTTGGATACTTACGAGATGGTGGTTACACTCCGGAAGTTATCTTTAAAGATGTCCTCAAGCGTATTTTTCACAGCGAAAATAAAGCACCATTATACCTCTTCAACATAAAGAATGCTGCAGGCGAGATTGCACTAAAATGTGGTTTAGGGGAATATTTTGGTGTTATAAACATAGGAGATGACGCACAGTTCCTGAAACTCGCTGAGAAGGCTGGTATAAATACAAACAAAGATGAAATGGGAACTTCCTTGTTTAATGATATTAATAAGAAAAATTCAAACATAAATGTGCTCATCGGAGCAAAGAAATTCATAGAAGGGTGGAATTCCTGGAGAGTTTCAAATATGGGACTTCTCAACATTGGAAAAAGTGAAGGAACACAAATAATCCAGCTTTTTGGTCGTGGTGTACGATTACGAGGGAAAAACCATTCGCTAAAGAGAAGCAAAGCGGTGGATGAATATGCACCTGAGAGTTTGCATGTTCTTGAAAAGCTCAATATCTTCGGGATTGAAGCAAATTATATGGATCAATTCAAGGAATATCTTGAAAACGAAGGTTTGCCTTCTGAAAATTATGTAGATATTCCAGTTCCGATAAAACTTAACACCGGATATCTGAAAGAAGATCTATTAATCCCATATGTCGATAAAAAGAGGTTTAGAAAAGAAGACTTCTTTGAAGTAAAAGCCGATGAAAATATTAAACAGGTTGAAGTTGACCTCATGCCCAAGATTGAGATAATTGAAAGTCAGGAAAACCGTGGCATAGGTGCTCAATCTGAAACAAAAGCAAAAGTAATCGAACATAAATATCTTGACTTACTTGATTGGTCACGAATATATTTCTCACTTCTTGAGTTTAAAGTTGCAAAGTCATGGAACAACATGATCTTTTCAAAAGAAGTGCTCCGTGAAATAATCGAACGGAATGAAAATACATATTTCTTGAAATGTCCGGATGATGATATAACTCCTACTAAATTTGAAGACGTTTGGCATCTTGAAGAGATTGTTGTGTCAATCTTGAAGAAATATCTACAAAGCGTTCACAATCGCCATAGAAATGTCTGGACTAAATCAAATATTGATGCTGTTCCTATCACCGAATCAAATGGTAATTTTGAGTTCAGGAATTTTAGAGTAACAGTCAATGAAAACGATGTGGAGATCATTGATGCGATTAATTCTCTGAAAGAAAATCTAAGAAAAGAAAGCTTTGAAGAGTTGTATGCAGGAGACGAAGTTCAATATGTTCCAAACGTTTACTTCGAAAAACACCTGTATCAACCTTTGTTTGTCAAAGATGAAAGTAATTCTCCAAAATACAAGATTGTTCCAGATAGCTTAAACAAAGGTGAAAATGAATTCCTTTTGCATTTAAAAAAGTACGTTCAGCAGAACAAATCCAAATTTTCCGAACAACAGGAACTGTTTGTTCTCAGGAACATTCCTCGAAAAGGTGTTGGATTCTTTGTTGAGACGCTCAATTACTATCCTGATTTCATTGTATGGATAAAAAAGAATGATAAACAACACATTATTTTTGCAGATCCTAAAGGATTAGCAAAAATGTATGATAATGGTTTTGAAGATGAAAAAATAAAACTTCACGAATATATAAAGAATATTGAAAGCATTCTTGCCGAAAAATTAGAAGAACGTGGAGTAAAACAGAAAATTGTATTGGATTCTTACATTATATCTGGAACACCATTTAGAGAAGTACAAACGATATTCCATACAAATTCTCGTAATAAATATGAAGAAAATCATATTTTCTTCCTTGAAGAAGGAGAGAAATATGTTAGCAAGATGCTTGACGATAAATTATGA
- a CDS encoding site-specific DNA-methyltransferase, producing MAENYKNQLKSLLKNLFQFDSADLDFGIYRIMNKKRTEIERFIEKDLIDVVNAEFSEYSNSKHENFEEEVEAIKSEIWDKLGEDAFDENEKVKPIFVTTPFAKELVGKYEKACANMKDSGMSDQHEAEIFSHIFQFFSRYYDNGDFMSMRRYSQKEKYAIPYNGEEVMLHWANKDQYYIKTGVNFKNYSFKVGEYAVEFLIKEAEATANNNKADKRFFVLSSSDNSLDYNDSKKKLTIFFEYRGLTQEEETKYGKTNVQENILTKLNEEIISRVSDPGLKTALDKFVNESTKRKVLEKHLGVYTKKNTTDYFIHKDLKNFLSQELDFYIKNEVFHLDDLGTENEVTVEQYVTRAKVMKNICLKVIDLLAQIEDFQKMLFEKKKFVVKTDYCVTLDNVPDELYSEIVQNEDQLNEWSELNYIGEKKQSNLTSFGNEDINESYLREHLYLVIDTKFFKYEFKDRLLASFDDIDEATGGLMINSENWQALNLMKEKYAEKVKCIYIDPPYNTGSDEFIYKDAYQHSSWLTMMQDRLLSSKELLDESGVIYSSIDDIESPNLRLLMDNVFNKNNFISQLVWKKKAGGGSDARYYAADHEYMVLFSKDETKQEKYFTGLTGTLKSEYKYNDENFEKFGPYKRKNLYQTGIDTDRPNLRYPIKCPDGIEIYPPTIWRWEQKRFLKELDEGKIDFIKNRNDEWQIFTKMYLYDENGNEYRIKPRSILLNIALTRNGNTELKNLFNKTVFDYPKPTDLIKYIVAINSSKSDIILDFFSGSGTTGHAVLNLNKEDNGKRKYILVEMGEYFESVTKPRIQKVMYSDKWKGGKPLSDEGISHIFKYQSLEQYEDTLNNIEFTESGSVQRTLMDMDGYFLRYMLDFETKDKSPCRLNIEKLNKPFDYTLKIANGNELKEEKVDLVETFNYLLGIHVKNIRTFDNNGTYYKVVVGKKEEDTILIIWRDCENLDLKEDKTFIEEKIIAEFKPSKTYINADFYVERALPIEPEFKKLMVV from the coding sequence ATGGCAGAAAATTACAAAAACCAACTCAAAAGTTTACTCAAGAATTTATTTCAGTTTGATTCTGCGGACCTTGATTTTGGGATATACCGCATAATGAACAAGAAACGAACAGAAATTGAACGTTTCATTGAGAAGGATCTTATTGATGTAGTGAATGCAGAGTTTAGTGAATATTCTAATTCAAAACATGAGAACTTTGAAGAAGAAGTTGAAGCTATCAAATCCGAAATATGGGATAAACTTGGTGAAGATGCATTCGATGAGAATGAGAAAGTTAAACCTATTTTTGTTACGACCCCATTTGCAAAAGAGTTGGTCGGAAAGTATGAGAAGGCATGTGCCAATATGAAAGATTCTGGAATGTCAGATCAACACGAAGCTGAAATATTCAGTCATATTTTCCAATTTTTTTCACGATACTATGACAACGGGGATTTCATGTCAATGAGGCGTTATTCACAGAAAGAGAAATACGCTATTCCCTATAACGGTGAAGAAGTTATGCTTCACTGGGCTAACAAAGACCAGTATTACATTAAGACTGGAGTAAATTTCAAGAACTACTCATTCAAAGTAGGCGAATATGCTGTTGAGTTTCTTATAAAGGAAGCTGAGGCAACCGCTAATAACAACAAAGCTGATAAGCGTTTCTTTGTGTTGTCTTCTTCCGATAATTCTCTTGATTATAATGATTCAAAAAAGAAACTGACCATTTTCTTTGAATACCGAGGATTGACTCAGGAAGAAGAAACAAAATATGGTAAAACGAATGTTCAAGAGAACATCCTAACAAAACTTAACGAAGAAATCATTTCAAGGGTATCAGATCCTGGATTGAAAACGGCTTTAGATAAATTTGTGAATGAAAGCACAAAAAGAAAAGTTCTTGAAAAGCATTTAGGTGTTTACACAAAAAAGAATACCACTGATTATTTCATCCACAAGGACTTGAAAAATTTTCTCTCCCAAGAACTGGATTTCTACATCAAAAATGAAGTATTCCATCTGGATGATCTAGGTACTGAGAATGAAGTGACTGTGGAGCAATATGTAACCCGAGCAAAGGTTATGAAGAATATTTGCTTGAAGGTTATCGATCTCCTTGCACAAATAGAGGATTTCCAGAAAATGCTGTTTGAGAAGAAAAAATTCGTTGTGAAGACAGATTATTGTGTGACTCTGGACAATGTGCCTGACGAACTTTATTCAGAAATTGTGCAGAATGAAGATCAGCTCAATGAATGGAGTGAATTAAATTATATTGGGGAGAAAAAGCAGTCCAATCTTACTTCATTTGGAAATGAGGACATTAATGAATCATATCTAAGAGAACATCTGTATCTTGTGATTGATACGAAGTTCTTTAAATATGAGTTCAAGGACAGGCTGCTTGCTTCATTTGATGACATTGATGAAGCCACTGGTGGGCTTATGATCAATAGCGAGAACTGGCAGGCATTGAATCTAATGAAGGAGAAGTACGCTGAGAAAGTGAAGTGTATTTACATTGATCCGCCGTATAATACAGGGAGTGATGAATTCATCTACAAAGATGCTTATCAGCATTCGAGTTGGTTGACGATGATGCAAGACCGTCTACTTTCTTCAAAAGAATTATTAGATGAATCTGGAGTGATTTATAGCAGTATAGATGATATAGAATCACCAAACTTGAGACTTTTAATGGATAATGTATTTAATAAAAATAATTTTATTTCACAGCTTGTTTGGAAAAAGAAAGCTGGTGGGGGTTCTGATGCTAGATATTATGCAGCAGATCATGAGTACATGGTATTATTTTCTAAAGATGAAACTAAACAAGAAAAGTACTTTACAGGTCTAACAGGCACTTTAAAATCAGAATATAAGTATAATGATGAAAACTTTGAAAAGTTTGGCCCTTACAAAAGAAAAAACCTATATCAAACAGGTATTGATACTGATAGACCTAATTTAAGATATCCTATAAAGTGCCCAGATGGGATTGAAATTTACCCACCTACAATTTGGAGATGGGAACAAAAAAGATTTCTTAAAGAATTAGATGAAGGAAAAATTGACTTCATTAAAAATAGAAATGATGAATGGCAAATTTTTACTAAAATGTATCTTTATGATGAAAACGGAAATGAGTACAGAATTAAACCACGAAGTATTCTTTTAAATATCGCCTTAACAAGAAATGGAAATACAGAGCTAAAAAATTTGTTTAATAAGACAGTATTTGATTATCCTAAACCAACTGATCTCATAAAATATATTGTTGCCATAAATAGCAGCAAAAGTGACATTATACTTGATTTTTTTTCTGGTTCCGGAACAACAGGTCATGCTGTATTAAATCTTAACAAAGAAGATAATGGTAAACGAAAATATATTCTTGTAGAAATGGGCGAATATTTTGAGAGTGTTACTAAACCACGCATCCAGAAAGTAATGTATTCAGACAAATGGAAAGGTGGAAAACCTTTGTCTGATGAAGGTATAAGTCATATTTTCAAGTACCAGTCTCTTGAACAATATGAAGATACACTCAACAACATTGAATTTACAGAAAGCGGTTCTGTTCAGAGAACACTCATGGATATGGATGGATACTTCCTGCGTTACATGCTCGACTTTGAGACCAAGGACAAAAGTCCTTGCAGACTAAATATAGAGAAACTGAACAAGCCTTTTGATTATACACTTAAAATTGCAAATGGAAATGAATTGAAGGAAGAGAAAGTGGATTTGGTTGAAACTTTCAACTATTTGCTAGGAATTCATGTTAAAAATATCAGGACTTTTGATAATAATGGTACTTACTACAAAGTAGTAGTAGGCAAGAAAGAGGAGGACACAATTTTAATTATTTGGAGAGATTGTGAAAACCTTGATCTTAAAGAAGATAAAACGTTCATTGAAGAAAAAATCATTGCTGAATTTAAACCTTCAAAGACTTACATAAATGCCGACTTCTATGTGGAACGAGCATTACCAATAGAACCAGAATTCAAGAAACTCATGGTGGTATAA
- a CDS encoding restriction endonuclease, producing the protein MSFWLVRAGSHGEQEQVALEENVVTIGWNEFPDLSSVKSRDELYQIYREEYPDASKNKAGNEVGQIWRFVREMQIGDLVALPLKTESSIAIGKIDGNYTYKELSDNVRHIRPVKWLKTLPRSAFDQDILYSLGAFMTVCKIQRNDAKNRVMKLLKGEVQPKGTSNEVPQIETENDQEETIDIEDYSRDQIVKYIESKFKGHGLARLVDEILKAQGYITRVSPPGRDGGIDILAASGPLGFENPRICVQVKSSYSPVDVKILRELQGVMSTVGADQALLVSWGGFNSAAKQEAKNAFFTTRLWDQGNILAEIFKYYERFDDELKAELPLKRIWSLVIEE; encoded by the coding sequence TTGAGTTTTTGGTTAGTAAGAGCAGGTAGTCACGGGGAACAGGAACAGGTAGCTTTAGAAGAAAATGTCGTCACAATAGGCTGGAATGAATTTCCAGACCTTTCCAGCGTCAAAAGTAGAGATGAGTTATATCAAATCTATAGAGAAGAATATCCCGATGCTAGTAAGAACAAAGCAGGCAATGAAGTTGGACAAATATGGAGATTTGTCCGAGAGATGCAAATTGGTGACTTGGTAGCACTTCCTCTGAAAACTGAATCATCAATTGCTATTGGAAAGATAGATGGGAATTACACTTACAAAGAATTGTCTGATAATGTAAGACACATCAGGCCTGTGAAATGGTTGAAAACACTTCCAAGATCTGCTTTTGACCAAGATATTCTATATTCTCTTGGTGCGTTCATGACGGTGTGTAAAATCCAGAGAAATGATGCTAAAAACCGTGTTATGAAGCTTCTGAAAGGGGAAGTACAACCAAAAGGAACAAGCAATGAAGTGCCACAAATTGAAACGGAAAATGATCAAGAAGAAACTATTGATATTGAGGATTATTCCAGGGATCAAATTGTAAAGTATATTGAATCAAAATTCAAAGGACATGGTCTAGCAAGACTTGTTGATGAAATTCTAAAGGCACAGGGATACATTACGAGGGTTTCACCACCGGGAAGAGATGGTGGGATTGATATACTTGCAGCATCAGGTCCATTAGGCTTTGAAAATCCAAGGATATGTGTGCAAGTGAAATCATCATATTCTCCAGTAGATGTGAAGATACTCAGGGAACTACAAGGCGTAATGTCAACTGTTGGGGCTGACCAAGCTCTCTTAGTTTCATGGGGTGGATTTAACTCTGCTGCAAAACAGGAAGCTAAAAATGCATTTTTCACAACAAGATTGTGGGATCAGGGAAACATACTTGCTGAAATTTTCAAGTATTATGAACGGTTTGATGATGAACTTAAAGCAGAGTTACCGCTAAAAAGAATATGGAGTTTGGTGATAGAGGAATGA